The proteins below are encoded in one region of Campylobacter helveticus:
- a CDS encoding TrbM/KikA/MpfK family conjugal transfer protein, with protein sequence MKQKILISALTAVILASSLEANSEILGGDAGLACEAILCLSSPARPSECQRSLAKYFSIHFSKPWKTINARKQFLSLCPEGSMTPEMKQQVEDLSRLTGFCSVDELNANIEKKKVGTSQNSMGMTRVLYNYRISPEMTENCKIVTRMNYNDYAFKYTCNKEFYKEEDWNNGFIKEEISKSAYDMLSNDLRMIEKRRVQISYPEWNKLPNDEREAQKISGSDKDYYIYYKLENAYFKKNFIKKDCWVDARK encoded by the coding sequence ATGAAACAAAAAATACTTATTTCTGCTTTAACAGCGGTAATTTTAGCTTCTTCTTTAGAGGCAAATAGTGAAATTTTAGGCGGAGACGCTGGTCTTGCTTGTGAGGCAATACTTTGTCTTAGTTCCCCTGCGAGACCTAGTGAGTGTCAGCGTTCTTTAGCAAAATACTTTAGCATACACTTTAGCAAACCGTGGAAGACCATTAATGCTAGAAAACAATTTCTATCACTTTGCCCTGAGGGAAGTATGACGCCTGAAATGAAACAACAAGTTGAAGACTTATCAAGGCTTACAGGTTTTTGCTCTGTTGATGAGTTAAATGCAAATATAGAAAAAAAGAAAGTAGGAACTTCACAAAACTCTATGGGTATGACTAGGGTGCTTTATAATTATAGAATTAGCCCTGAAATGACTGAAAATTGTAAGATAGTTACAAGAATGAATTATAACGATTATGCGTTTAAATATACTTGCAATAAAGAGTTTTACAAAGAAGAAGATTGGAATAATGGCTTTATCAAAGAAGAAATCTCTAAAAGTGCTTATGATATGTTAAGTAATGATTTAAGAATGATAGAGAAAAGAAGAGTGCAAATTTCTTACCCAGAGTGGAATAAGCTTCCTAATGATGAAAGAGAAGCTCAAAAAATAAGTGGTAGCGATAAGGACTATTATATTTATTACAAACTTGAAAACGCTTATTTCAAAAAGAACTTCATTAAAAAAGATTGTTGGGTTGATGCGAGAAAGTAA
- the trmD gene encoding tRNA (guanosine(37)-N1)-methyltransferase TrmD, with amino-acid sequence MKITFVSLFPHLIEFYFRDSILARALKNGIFSLDFQNPRAFSVDTHKKVDDYKIGGGAGLLMQVAPLFDCLEHIQKTQEKPHFIFLSPSAKSFNQKDAKRLSKKSNLVFVCGRYEGIDERVVEEFANELFSVGDFVLTGGELPALCLCDAILRNVKGVLGNSQSLEEESFENQLLEAPSFAKPLIFEKNSKKFYANSVFLKGNHAKIVALKTTLASCKTKFFRPDLFLEHERKI; translated from the coding sequence ATGAAAATTACTTTTGTTTCTTTATTTCCTCACTTAATTGAATTTTATTTTAGAGATTCTATACTTGCGAGAGCTTTAAAAAATGGCATTTTTAGCCTTGACTTTCAAAATCCAAGAGCTTTTAGTGTGGATACTCATAAAAAAGTTGATGATTATAAAATAGGCGGTGGCGCAGGACTTTTAATGCAAGTAGCTCCACTTTTTGATTGTTTAGAGCATATACAAAAAACTCAAGAAAAGCCCCACTTTATCTTTCTTAGTCCAAGTGCAAAAAGTTTTAACCAAAAAGACGCCAAGCGTTTGAGTAAAAAGTCAAATTTGGTTTTTGTATGTGGTAGGTATGAGGGCATTGATGAGCGTGTGGTGGAGGAATTTGCTAATGAGCTTTTTAGTGTGGGAGATTTTGTTTTGACGGGTGGAGAGCTTCCCGCACTTTGTCTTTGCGATGCGATTTTACGCAATGTTAAGGGAGTGCTTGGAAATTCACAAAGTTTAGAGGAAGAAAGTTTTGAAAACCAACTTTTAGAAGCACCTTCTTTTGCAAAACCCTTAATTTTTGAAAAAAATTCAAAGAAATTTTATGCTAATTCAGTGTTTTTAAAGGGTAATCACGCTAAAATTGTGGCTTTAAAAACTACTTTAGCGTCTTGCAAGACGAAATTTTTTCGTCCTGATTTATTTTTAGAGCATGAACGCAAAATTTAA
- a CDS encoding zinc ribbon domain-containing protein: MNKYLEQLVHLSQIDKEIDSFEPKISSVSKTLREAEARIAKMSEELVGADDEIKDIEAQKAQNNAHIAEFSAKIKELGKKSGAVKTEKEANALKIEEDIAKEQLDAANDEIVRLDKILENKELFKKELLENKAKEEADLEGIKKDIEVQISSLEKERMTIYNKKTKLVGEMNQKVLGFYEKIRKWAKNTAVVPVKKQACYGCFMKIYDKTYLAVVKGEEIVTCPHCGRILYKELEEAKKN, translated from the coding sequence ATGAATAAATATCTCGAGCAATTAGTTCATTTATCGCAAATAGACAAAGAAATTGATAGCTTTGAGCCTAAAATTAGCAGTGTGAGCAAGACTTTAAGAGAGGCTGAGGCTAGGATAGCCAAGATGAGCGAAGAGCTTGTTGGAGCAGATGATGAGATTAAAGATATAGAGGCACAGAAAGCTCAAAATAATGCTCATATTGCAGAATTTTCAGCCAAGATTAAAGAGCTTGGCAAAAAAAGTGGTGCGGTTAAAACAGAAAAAGAGGCTAATGCGCTTAAGATAGAAGAGGACATCGCCAAAGAACAGCTTGATGCGGCAAACGATGAAATTGTGCGTCTTGATAAAATTTTAGAAAACAAAGAGCTTTTCAAGAAAGAATTGTTAGAAAACAAGGCTAAAGAAGAGGCAGATTTAGAGGGGATTAAAAAAGATATTGAAGTTCAAATTTCAAGCCTTGAGAAAGAAAGAATGACAATTTATAATAAAAAAACTAAGCTTGTGGGTGAGATGAATCAAAAGGTGCTTGGCTTTTATGAAAAAATTCGCAAATGGGCGAAAAATACTGCCGTTGTGCCTGTAAAAAAACAAGCTTGTTATGGTTGTTTTATGAAAATTTACGATAAGACTTATCTAGCTGTGGTAAAGGGCGAGGAAATAGTAACTTGTCCGCATTGTGGTAGAATTTTATACAAAGAGCTTGAAGAAGCGAAAAAGAATTGA
- a CDS encoding KH domain-containing protein, which yields MVEDFLKEYAKLIADFPDKIDTKKVEVEENFVEVFLFADKSDTGKLIGKNGKMINAIKTVISACKSKENTSYRVTVKALE from the coding sequence ATGGTTGAAGATTTTCTAAAAGAATACGCTAAACTTATTGCCGATTTTCCTGATAAGATTGATACGAAAAAAGTTGAAGTAGAAGAAAATTTTGTCGAAGTTTTTCTTTTTGCTGATAAGAGCGATACGGGTAAGCTCATTGGTAAAAATGGTAAAATGATTAACGCGATTAAGACGGTAATTTCAGCCTGCAAAAGTAAAGAAAATACCTCTTATCGTGTTACGGTAAAAGCACTTGAATGA
- the rimM gene encoding ribosome maturation factor RimM (Essential for efficient processing of 16S rRNA): MNELVLVAKIGRSVGLKGYVKLHNLSDFPSQFQKNLSFFTKDKKELIIKDYDKSRHSVLFYEYESLERAKELVNLELYQSVEKTRELCKLKKDEFFYFDIIGCKIKDMQRNLGEVKDILQSGGAYLFEVKSDESLINQGLAKIFFIPYIDKYVLKIDVKEKQILCSNEAFLILENS, translated from the coding sequence TTGAATGAGCTTGTTTTAGTCGCTAAGATAGGGCGAAGTGTAGGCTTAAAAGGCTATGTAAAATTACACAATCTTAGCGATTTTCCCTCTCAGTTTCAAAAAAATCTTAGTTTTTTTACAAAAGACAAAAAAGAACTTATTATTAAAGATTATGATAAGAGCAGACATAGTGTCTTGTTTTATGAATATGAAAGCCTTGAAAGAGCAAAAGAATTAGTTAATTTAGAGCTTTATCAAAGCGTGGAAAAAACAAGAGAGCTTTGCAAATTGAAAAAAGACGAATTTTTTTATTTTGACATTATAGGTTGCAAGATAAAAGATATGCAAAGAAATTTAGGTGAAGTAAAAGATATTTTGCAAAGTGGGGGAGCATATTTATTTGAAGTTAAAAGTGATGAAAGCTTGATAAATCAAGGTTTAGCTAAAATTTTCTTTATCCCTTACATCGACAAATATGTTCTTAAAATTGATGTGAAAGAAAAGCAAATTTTATGCTCCAATGAAGCTTTTTTAATTTTAGAAAATTCATGA
- the rpsP gene encoding 30S ribosomal protein S16: MTVVRLTRMGRTKRPFYRIVVTDSRKRRDGGWIESIGYYNPMVEPEVIKFDAERLAYWKSVGAKLSDKVVSITSK; the protein is encoded by the coding sequence ATGACAGTTGTTAGACTTACAAGAATGGGAAGAACAAAAAGACCTTTTTATCGCATTGTTGTAACAGATAGTAGAAAACGCCGCGATGGAGGCTGGATAGAAAGCATTGGATATTATAATCCTATGGTTGAGCCTGAAGTGATTAAATTTGATGCGGAGCGTTTAGCTTACTGGAAGAGCGTAGGTGCTAAACTTAGCGATAAAGTCGTTTCTATCACAAGCAAATAA
- a CDS encoding ArsC/Spx/MgsR family protein → MKLYGIKNCGSVKKAIEFLKARGVEFDFLDIKKIDESILNSWLEKRVLKDLPNLSGTSARKLGLNKEKMKALSNEELKAIILETPSLIKRPVIEYRGQIYIAKEYENLNL, encoded by the coding sequence ATGAAACTTTATGGGATTAAAAATTGCGGTAGCGTGAAAAAGGCTATAGAATTTTTAAAAGCTAGGGGCGTGGAATTTGATTTTTTAGATATTAAAAAAATCGATGAAAGCATTTTAAATTCGTGGCTTGAAAAAAGAGTGTTGAAAGATTTGCCAAATCTTTCAGGCACAAGCGCTAGAAAACTAGGACTTAATAAAGAAAAAATGAAAGCCTTATCTAATGAAGAATTAAAAGCTATAATTTTAGAAACTCCAAGTCTCATAAAACGCCCTGTGATAGAGTATAGGGGGCAAATTTATATTGCTAAAGAGTATGAAAATTTAAATTTGTAA
- a CDS encoding class II 3-deoxy-7-phosphoheptulonate synthase, producing the protein MQWTKDSWRAYPIKQHPLYPNENALKKSLERLEKLPPLVFAGEVRQLKKALAKVSKKEAFLLQGGDCAESFENFGANNIRDMFKILLQMAIVLTFAGGCPVVKIGRIAGQFAKPRSADYEELDGVSLPSYRGDIINGFEFDERARIAEPKRMLEAYYQSATTLNLLRGFAKGGLADLREVQRWNLGFIKKSDLHRQYEDLSEKISSALAFMEACGINANNTPSLREVSLYTSHEALLLPYEEALTRVDSLSGEIYDCSAHMLWIGERTRDLDGAHVHFLSGVKNPLGVKIGPNAKAEDIIKLSNVLNPHNEEGRLNIIIRMGADKIASNLPSIFKELKKEGLNLIYSIDPMHGNTVKVGDFKTREFDKIMQEVRYFFEVAISEGVYPGGVHLEMTGQDVTECTGGASNVTAQSLQKRYETQCDPRLNADQALELAFLIADLLKRARQ; encoded by the coding sequence ATGCAATGGACTAAAGATTCTTGGAGAGCTTATCCTATCAAACAGCATCCTCTCTATCCTAATGAAAATGCTTTAAAGAAGAGTCTTGAAAGACTTGAAAAATTACCCCCCCTTGTTTTTGCAGGAGAGGTTAGACAGCTTAAAAAAGCTTTGGCTAAGGTTTCTAAAAAGGAAGCTTTTTTACTTCAGGGTGGCGATTGTGCGGAAAGTTTTGAAAATTTTGGCGCAAATAATATCCGCGATATGTTTAAAATTCTACTTCAAATGGCGATAGTTTTGACATTTGCTGGTGGTTGTCCTGTGGTAAAGATAGGACGCATAGCAGGGCAGTTTGCTAAACCTAGAAGTGCGGATTATGAAGAGCTTGACGGCGTGAGTTTGCCAAGCTATCGTGGCGATATAATTAATGGCTTTGAATTTGATGAAAGAGCGAGAATTGCCGAGCCTAAGCGTATGTTGGAGGCTTATTATCAAAGTGCAACAACGCTAAATTTACTTAGGGGTTTTGCTAAGGGTGGTTTGGCGGATTTGCGTGAGGTGCAGCGTTGGAATTTAGGCTTTATAAAAAAAAGTGATTTGCATAGGCAGTATGAGGATTTGAGTGAAAAAATTTCTAGTGCTTTGGCTTTTATGGAGGCTTGTGGAATTAATGCGAATAATACGCCAAGCTTGAGGGAAGTTTCACTTTACACTTCGCACGAGGCTTTGCTTTTGCCTTATGAAGAGGCTTTGACGCGTGTGGATAGCTTAAGCGGTGAAATTTATGATTGTTCGGCGCATATGCTTTGGATAGGCGAAAGGACTCGTGATCTTGATGGGGCACATGTGCATTTTCTAAGTGGCGTGAAAAATCCTTTAGGTGTAAAAATTGGTCCAAATGCCAAGGCTGAGGATATTATAAAACTCTCAAATGTTCTTAATCCCCACAATGAAGAGGGGCGACTTAACATTATTATTCGTATGGGTGCGGACAAAATCGCTTCAAATTTGCCAAGCATTTTTAAAGAATTGAAAAAAGAGGGACTCAATTTAATTTATAGTATCGACCCTATGCACGGCAACACCGTTAAAGTGGGGGATTTTAAAACTAGAGAATTTGATAAGATAATGCAAGAAGTGCGTTATTTCTTTGAAGTGGCGATAAGCGAGGGGGTTTATCCGGGTGGTGTGCATTTGGAAATGACGGGGCAAGATGTTACAGAATGCACAGGTGGAGCTAGTAATGTAACGGCACAAAGTTTGCAGAAGCGTTATGAAACCCAGTGCGACCCAAGACTGAACGCAGACCAAGCTTTAGAACTTGCTTTTTTGATAGCGGATTTACTCAAAAGGGCGCGTCAATGA
- the rplS gene encoding 50S ribosomal protein L19, producing the protein MKNKYIEQFEAKQIEGKNVPDFRAGDTLKLAIRIKEGDKTRIQNFEGICIARRGNGVSETFIVRKMGANNVGVERIFPIYSESLESISVLRRGRVRRARLFYLRDRRGKAARIKELKK; encoded by the coding sequence ATGAAAAACAAATATATCGAGCAATTTGAAGCAAAGCAAATTGAGGGTAAAAATGTGCCGGATTTTCGTGCCGGAGATACTTTAAAGCTTGCGATTCGCATCAAAGAGGGCGACAAAACTAGAATTCAAAATTTTGAAGGAATTTGCATCGCTAGAAGAGGAAATGGAGTTAGTGAAACATTCATCGTGCGTAAAATGGGTGCAAATAATGTCGGCGTTGAAAGAATTTTTCCAATTTATAGCGAAAGTTTAGAAAGTATTAGCGTTTTAAGACGCGGTCGTGTGCGCCGTGCTAGATTATTTTATCTTAGAGATAGACGCGGTAAGGCTGCCCGTATTAAAGAACTTAAAAAATAA
- the ffh gene encoding signal recognition particle protein, with product MFELVSESFRGAINKLRFVDDEKALKNALETLKKSLLKADVHHKVTKELLGLIEEDVKKNGIGQRQFLEAIKKNLEEILSVNGKNQGFVFSQKPPTIVLMVGLQGGGKTTSTIKLANYLKLRNKKVLVAACDLQRLAAVEQLRQLCEANETQLFYIENETNPIKVAKEALQKAKNGLFDVLLVDTAGRLAIDEALMSELKEVKANLNPDEIFYVADAMSGQDGVKTATSFNEALGLSGVILSKFDADTKGGVALGIARQVNIPLRFIGVGEKVADLEVFIPDRIVSRIMGEGDLATLAEKTAAVIDEKEAKKLNQKIKKGDFNFNDFLTQMESVKKLGNMKSLIGMIPGLSNIASSVKDLDLDNSKEILHIKAMISSMTPKERENPELLNNARKRRIASGAGLSQMEVNRFLKQFSNAAKLAKKFSGKKGMESLMTMMNQARRQF from the coding sequence GTGTTTGAACTTGTAAGTGAATCCTTTAGGGGTGCTATTAATAAGCTTCGTTTTGTCGATGATGAAAAAGCTTTAAAAAATGCTTTAGAAACACTTAAGAAATCTTTACTTAAAGCTGATGTCCATCATAAGGTTACCAAAGAATTACTGGGTTTGATTGAAGAAGATGTTAAGAAAAATGGCATAGGACAAAGGCAATTTTTAGAAGCGATTAAGAAGAATTTAGAAGAAATTTTAAGTGTCAATGGGAAAAATCAAGGCTTTGTTTTTTCTCAAAAGCCTCCAACGATTGTTTTAATGGTAGGTTTGCAAGGTGGAGGTAAGACGACAAGCACCATAAAGTTGGCAAATTACCTCAAACTTCGCAATAAAAAAGTTTTAGTTGCCGCGTGTGATTTGCAGCGTTTAGCGGCTGTGGAGCAGTTAAGGCAGCTTTGTGAAGCTAATGAAACCCAGCTTTTTTATATAGAAAATGAAACAAATCCTATTAAAGTTGCAAAAGAAGCCTTGCAAAAGGCTAAAAATGGCTTGTTTGATGTTTTGCTTGTTGATACTGCTGGGCGTTTGGCGATTGATGAAGCCTTGATGAGCGAACTAAAAGAGGTTAAGGCGAATTTAAATCCTGATGAAATTTTTTATGTTGCTGATGCAATGAGCGGACAAGACGGCGTGAAAACAGCGACAAGTTTCAATGAGGCTTTAGGTCTTAGCGGGGTGATTTTATCCAAATTTGATGCGGATACTAAGGGTGGGGTGGCACTTGGTATTGCAAGGCAGGTAAATATCCCATTAAGGTTTATCGGTGTGGGAGAGAAAGTTGCTGATTTGGAAGTTTTTATCCCAGATAGGATTGTAAGTCGTATTATGGGTGAGGGCGATTTAGCAACTTTGGCTGAGAAAACTGCAGCGGTAATTGACGAAAAGGAAGCAAAGAAGCTTAATCAAAAAATTAAAAAAGGCGATTTTAATTTCAACGATTTTCTTACTCAAATGGAAAGCGTTAAGAAGCTAGGAAATATGAAATCGCTCATCGGTATGATTCCGGGACTTTCTAATATCGCATCAAGCGTAAAAGATTTAGACCTTGATAATTCTAAGGAAATTTTGCATATTAAGGCGATGATTTCTTCTATGACACCAAAGGAAAGGGAAAATCCTGAGCTTTTAAATAATGCCAGAAAGCGTCGCATTGCAAGTGGTGCTGGACTCTCTCAAATGGAAGTTAATCGCTTTTTAAAGCAATTTAGCAATGCTGCCAAATTGGCAAAGAAATTTTCAGGCAAAAAAGGAATGGAAAGTTTGATGACTATGATGAATCAAGCCCGTAGGCAGTTTTAA
- the waaA gene encoding lipid IV(A) 3-deoxy-D-manno-octulosonic acid transferase, protein MIVFYYFLTWIAFFLGAIPLFFLSFFKNKYKLSLKARFFLYKNSCQDAKVHFHACSLGEVRSIGVLSQKFDSRISVITQTGFEEAKKFCKRVNFLVFENFLPFWLKPCKVLVIFEAEYWLMLVFMAKLKGAKVLLINARIADKSYKVYLRFAFFYRLIFSYIDEVFAQSEKDKLRLEELGAKNVRVFKNIKANLDVVPHKRYVKLKEKLIIFASTHKNEEELLLKSINLQENERLIIAPRHPERFLEVENLLSNYSYEKFSHLEKWEDFKAQILLLDTLGELVNFYAISDVVVLGGSFIANIGGHNPIEVASFNNVLISGIHIDNQKSLFAEVENVNFCEDLKNLNFMMHNLNKKARISHFKDLSIVENAIKEGLDARKSL, encoded by the coding sequence ATAATTGTTTTTTATTACTTCCTTACTTGGATAGCATTTTTTTTAGGTGCTATCCCACTATTTTTTCTTTCATTTTTTAAAAATAAATATAAATTAAGCCTAAAAGCAAGATTTTTTCTTTATAAAAACTCTTGTCAGGATGCTAAGGTGCATTTTCACGCTTGTTCTTTAGGGGAGGTAAGAAGCATAGGTGTTTTAAGTCAAAAATTTGATTCTAGAATTAGTGTGATAACTCAAACGGGCTTTGAGGAAGCGAAGAAATTTTGCAAGAGGGTAAATTTTTTAGTTTTTGAAAATTTTTTACCTTTTTGGTTGAAGCCTTGCAAAGTTTTGGTAATTTTCGAAGCTGAATATTGGCTAATGCTAGTTTTTATGGCGAAATTAAAAGGAGCTAAAGTGCTTTTGATTAACGCCAGAATTGCAGATAAATCTTACAAGGTGTATTTGAGATTTGCTTTTTTTTATCGTTTAATTTTCTCTTATATTGATGAAGTTTTTGCTCAAAGTGAAAAAGATAAATTGAGATTAGAAGAGCTTGGTGCGAAAAATGTTAGGGTGTTTAAAAATATTAAAGCAAATTTAGATGTCGTGCCTCATAAACGCTATGTCAAATTAAAAGAAAAACTCATTATTTTTGCCAGCACCCATAAAAACGAAGAAGAACTTTTGCTAAAATCTATTAACCTACAAGAAAACGAAAGGCTCATCATCGCACCAAGACATCCTGAGCGTTTTTTAGAGGTGGAAAATTTGCTTAGTAATTATTCTTATGAAAAATTTTCTCATTTGGAGAAATGGGAGGATTTTAAGGCTCAAATTTTATTACTTGATACTTTGGGAGAATTGGTAAATTTTTATGCTATTAGTGATGTTGTCGTGCTTGGAGGCTCTTTTATCGCAAATATAGGCGGACATAATCCCATCGAGGTTGCAAGTTTCAATAATGTTCTTATTTCAGGTATTCATATCGATAATCAAAAAAGCTTATTTGCTGAAGTTGAAAATGTGAATTTTTGCGAGGATTTGAAAAATCTTAATTTTATGATGCATAATTTAAATAAAAAAGCTAGAATTTCGCATTTTAAGGATTTGAGCATAGTGGAAAATGCGATAAAGGAAGGGTTAGATGCAAGAAAAAGCTTATAA
- a CDS encoding coiled-coil domain-containing protein — protein sequence MGCKKLVTFDFVEGNYILKMTKENQAKDLVKVKIGISKDSNIVYRNEMNTIKFPNFSAMDFNLFFTICYFGIKRNYKRKTLRGVKIKFSDLRIFLPQMKNKKRFFDEIAKFVKYKLKLVGVDSIEYDEMAQEDGTMKDLDNGKRKLKGAVFIKNYILDEEKEELILELSSPKEKQDFLKNTLENTKANEKLGESLDILEALDENAKLIKEKEEQIKEDKQRLENKEENKLDEKIENKANEAYDKQVDELLKQHEAELARLKEERERLEENFEKSIENLLNSKDLGDVLRTLQEMDKAFALMMKQAYEEANEKHRQREEKIELAVKSTAMKEVAKDLVKEIHSKSKELNGGLETMKQEQGAFIELDRMMKREPSDIKEIKKMENFYQKTDKELPNFKENYPKSYAKGLKMIEKGKEKFLNNTLGQTQFQQQARTMV from the coding sequence ATGGGCTGTAAAAAATTAGTAACCTTTGACTTTGTGGAAGGGAATTATATTTTGAAAATGACAAAGGAAAATCAGGCAAAGGATTTAGTCAAAGTTAAAATTGGGATTTCTAAAGATTCTAATATTGTGTATCGTAATGAAATGAATACGATTAAATTTCCTAATTTTTCAGCTATGGATTTCAATCTCTTTTTTACAATTTGCTATTTTGGAATTAAGCGTAACTACAAAAGAAAAACTTTAAGAGGTGTTAAAATTAAATTTAGCGATTTAAGAATCTTTCTTCCTCAAATGAAAAACAAAAAGAGGTTTTTTGATGAAATTGCTAAATTTGTTAAATATAAACTAAAATTAGTTGGTGTAGATAGTATTGAATATGATGAAATGGCGCAAGAAGACGGAACAATGAAAGATTTGGATAATGGCAAGAGAAAGTTAAAAGGTGCGGTTTTTATAAAAAATTATATACTTGATGAAGAAAAAGAAGAACTGATTTTAGAACTTAGCTCTCCTAAAGAAAAACAAGATTTTCTTAAAAACACTTTAGAAAATACCAAAGCAAATGAAAAGCTTGGTGAGAGCTTAGACATTTTAGAAGCCCTTGATGAAAACGCCAAGCTCATCAAAGAAAAAGAAGAACAAATCAAAGAAGATAAGCAAAGACTAGAAAATAAAGAAGAAAACAAGCTTGATGAAAAAATAGAAAACAAAGCAAATGAAGCTTATGATAAACAAGTTGATGAACTTTTAAAACAGCACGAGGCTGAACTTGCTAGACTTAAAGAAGAAAGAGAGCGTTTAGAAGAAAACTTTGAAAAAAGCATAGAAAACCTTTTAAACTCCAAAGATTTAGGTGATGTTTTAAGAACCCTACAAGAAATGGATAAAGCCTTTGCTTTAATGATGAAACAAGCCTATGAAGAGGCAAATGAAAAGCATAGGCAAAGAGAAGAAAAAATAGAACTTGCGGTAAAAAGCACAGCGATGAAAGAGGTTGCAAAGGATTTAGTTAAAGAAATCCATTCAAAAAGTAAAGAGCTTAATGGGGGTTTAGAGACAATGAAACAAGAACAAGGGGCTTTTATAGAGCTTGATAGAATGATGAAAAGAGAACCAAGTGATATAAAAGAGATTAAAAAAATGGAAAACTTTTATCAAAAAACAGATAAAGAGCTTCCAAATTTCAAAGAAAACTATCCAAAAAGCTATGCCAAAGGATTAAAAATGATTGAAAAAGGTAAAGAAAAGTTCTTAAACAATACTCTAGGACAAACACAATTTCAACAACAAGCAAGGACTATGGTATGA
- a CDS encoding pseudouridine synthase family protein, whose translation MQEKAYKLLALQENISNREAKDLIDRGLVFSHGKKVVVARALMSEKAKFSLVKTKKPKVLFEDEKILAINKPYSYISEELESEFGAKLLNRLDKETSGLILLCKDEDFRQICIGEFKKQRVYKSYIAVLDGVLAEELVVNEPIRTIKGKNGAFSKISKDGQSALSTISPLMIQGKKTLAKICIQTGRTHQIRVHTAFIKHPIMGDEKYGKNSADRMYLHSYELKILHYEFKASLDESFAKFGFEVKNLEF comes from the coding sequence ATGCAAGAAAAAGCTTATAAACTACTTGCCTTGCAAGAAAATATTTCCAACCGCGAAGCTAAGGATTTGATAGATAGGGGTTTGGTATTTTCTCACGGCAAAAAGGTTGTTGTCGCAAGGGCTTTAATGAGTGAAAAAGCGAAATTTAGCCTAGTGAAAACGAAAAAGCCTAAAGTTCTATTTGAAGATGAAAAAATTTTAGCGATAAACAAGCCTTATTCTTACATTAGTGAAGAGTTGGAAAGTGAATTTGGAGCTAAACTTCTAAATAGGCTTGATAAAGAAACGAGTGGGCTTATTTTACTTTGTAAAGATGAAGATTTTAGGCAAATTTGCATAGGAGAATTTAAAAAACAAAGGGTTTATAAAAGCTATATTGCCGTGCTTGATGGGGTTTTGGCAGAAGAGCTTGTGGTAAATGAGCCTATACGCACTATAAAAGGTAAAAATGGTGCTTTTAGTAAAATTTCAAAAGATGGGCAAAGTGCTTTAAGCACCATAAGTCCCTTGATGATACAGGGTAAAAAAACTCTAGCAAAAATTTGTATCCAAACAGGCAGAACGCACCAAATAAGGGTGCATACCGCCTTTATAAAACATCCCATTATGGGCGATGAAAAATACGGCAAAAATTCGGCGGATAGAATGTATTTGCATAGTTATGAGTTAAAAATTTTGCATTACGAATTTAAGGCTAGTTTGGATGAAAGTTTTGCAAAATTTGGTTTTGAAGTGAAAAATTTAGAGTTTTAA